From Mustela nigripes isolate SB6536 chromosome 13, MUSNIG.SB6536, whole genome shotgun sequence, one genomic window encodes:
- the LOC131999491 gene encoding disintegrin and metalloproteinase domain-containing protein 21-like — protein sequence MAPPGQPDPYNMLPNPREEPKERISGNNSWVSHVISRTFCSHQQISLSRALSLAVQVTMKALLLLLAVWAGLAPVQCSQGRPSWRYISSEVVIPRKELYHGKGVRMPGWLSYSLHFGDKRHIIHMRRKKLFWSRHLMMMTQDDQGALQMDYPFIPPDCYYLGYLEEIPLSMVTVDTCYGGLEGILKMDDLAYEIKPLSNSQRFEHIVSQIVTDTNVMGPTYQLGHKEIMDPLYSQANSSVVPRISSKMYSSHNGNMKGLALSSNSMYTVFNNMSKCAQFLIKICSLIDTFLQGIDINYYIGSIIIYNQRDPVFMNNYNAHFSPYVRHYQFAVYRFIIPHSSIIVIKDGPNDLNYEPAIYGICNNRNLVMLGYLGRHLLILSIAGAQKVARNLGLYYDESTCTCQRRSLCIMHRKPSLTDSFSNCSYTHVQHIVGGGKGECLFSTRLLYLNKSLTHDRCGNRIVDQGEECDCGSFKQCYNNPCCTNACRFTSGSKCNTGRCCTNCTYSPPGTLCRPIQNICDLPEYCRGKSLACPDDFYMQDGTPCTEVGYCYLGNCTDRTVHCQEIFGKNAVKGSDACYIINRRGNRYGHCSRKEELMKHKACAIEDIYCGRLQCGNVTHLPHLQEHVGFHQSLISGFWCFGLDSHRSTGANDVGHVRTGTPCDREKICIDGSCIARDVQLNYDCLPEKCSHRGICNNNKNCHCHIGWDPPHCIDRGAGGSTDSGPPPRKMRSVRQSNESLIYLRVVFGRIYALIAVFLFGVATNVRTIKTVKVVEEKADEVSPDISLQTSEQQ from the exons atggctcccCCTGGCCAACCAGACCCTTACAATATGTTGCCAAATCCCAGGGAAGAACCAAAAGAGAGGATTAGTGGGAACAACTCCTGGGTCTCACACGTGATCAGCAGAACCTTCTGTTCTCACCAGCAg ATATCCCTGAGCAGGGCCCTGAGCCTGGCTGTTCAGGTGACCATGAAGGCACTCCTCTTGCTCCTTGCTgtctgggcagggctggctcctgtCCAATGTTCTCAAGGCCGTCCATCATGGCGCTACATCTCCTCTGAGGTGGTCATTCCCAGAAAGGAGCTGTACCATGGCAAAGGCGTTCGGATGCCAGGCTGGCTGTCCTACAGCCTGCATTTTGGGGACAAGAGACACATTATCCACATGCGGCGCAAGAAACTGTTTTGGTCCAGACATCTGATGATGATGACTCAGGATGACCAAGGAGCCCTGCAGATGGACTACCCCTTCATCCCTCCAGACTGTTACTACCTCGGCTACCTGGAGGAGATTCCTCTTTCCATGGTCACCGTGGACACATGCTATGGGGGTCTTGAAGGTATCTTGAAGATGGATGACCTTGCTTATGAAATCAAACCCCTCAGCAATTCACAAAGGTTTGAGCACATTGTTTCTCAGATAGTGACAGATACAAATGTGATGGGACCTACCTATCAACTGGGACATAAGGAGATTATGGACCCCCTTTACTCTCAAGCAAATTCCAGTGTTGTCCCCAGGATCTCTAGTAAGATGTATTCATCCCATAATGGAAATATGAAAGGACTTGCCCTAAGTTCCAACTCAATGTATACTGTGTTCAACAACATGTCAAAATGTGCCCAATTCCTGATAAAGATATGTAGTTTAATTGACACATTCCTTCAAGGTATTGATATTAATTACTATATTGGATCCATTATTATTTATAACCAGAGAGATCCAGTTTTCATGAATAATTATAACGCGCACTTTAGTCCATATGTTAGACACTATCAGTTTGCTGTGTACAGATTTATTATACCACATTCATCTATAATTGTGATTAAAGATGGGCCAAATGATCTTAATTATGAACCTGCAATATATGGTATATGCAATAATCGAAACCTTGTCATGCTTGGTTACCTGGGCAGACACCTTTTAATATTGTCAATTGCAGGAGCACAAAAGGTGGCAAGAAATTTAGGTCTATATTATGATGAGAGTACTTGTACTTGCCAGAGAAGGTCCCTGTGCATTATGCACAGAAAACCTTCTCTGACAGATTCCTTCAGTAACTGTTCCTATACGCACGTACAGCACATAGTGGGTGGTGGGAAAGGTGAGTGTCTATTCAGCACCCGattgttatatttaaataaaagcttgacTCATGATCGTTGTGGAAACCGCATAGTGGATCAAGGTGAGGAGTGTGACTGTGGCTCCTTCAAACAGTGTTACAACAACCCCTGCTGTACGAATGCTTGTAGGTTCACCAGTGGCAGCAAATGCAATACAGGCAGGTGCTGTACAAACTGCACCTATTCCCCTCCTGGGACACTCTGCAGACCAATCCAAAATATATGTGATCTTCCCGAGTACTGCCGTGGGAAGTCCTTGGCATGTCCTGATGATTTCTATATGCAAGATGGAACCCCATGCACGGAAGTGGGCTACTGCTATCTTGGAAATTGCACTGACCGCACTGTGCACTGCCAAGAAATCTTTGGCAAAAATGCTGTGAAAGGTTCAGATGCCTGCTATATCATAAATAGAAGAGGCAATAGATACGGACACTGCAGTAGAAAAGAAGAGTTAATGAAACATAAGGCCTGTGCCATCGAAGACATTTATTGTGGAAGGTTGCAATGTGGTAATGTCACTCACCTCCCCCACTTGCAAGAACATGTGGGATTCCATCAGTCtctaatctcagggttctggtgTTTTGGGCTGGACTCACATCGCTCCACAGGAGCAAATGATGTTGGTCACGTGAGAACAGGTACCCCCTGTGATCGTGAAAAGATCTGTATAGATGGCTCCTGCATTGCCAGGGATGTTCAGCTGAATTATGACTGTTTACCTGAGAAATGCAGTCACAGGGGGATTTGCAACAATAACAAGAACTGTCATTGTCACATAGGCTGGGATCCTCCACACTGCATTGACAGAGGTGCTGGGGGGAGCACAGACAGTGGACCCCCGCCACGTAAAATGCGGTCAGTCAGGCAAAGTAATGAATCTCTGATATATCTGAGAGTGGTCTTTGGTCGCATTTATGCCTTGATAGCTGTATTTCTGTTTGGCGTCGCCACAAATGTAAGAACAATCAAGACAGTTAAAGTTGTGGAAGAGAAAGCTGATGAAGTCAGTCCTGATATCAGCCTCCAGACCTCTGAACAACAATAG